A single window of Armatimonadota bacterium DNA harbors:
- a CDS encoding FAD-dependent oxidoreductase: MNTVQRLPDYDVVVAGGGPAGVCAGLAAARAGMKTLVVEQFNCLGGMSTIGIHQKIAVYNGAGGSPRIVGGIAKEIADRAVRDFEAEYRPGGLFVEIEGFKYLLDRMAEEAGLDLLYYTLVTDAVVEDGAVAGLTLTNKSGTFSVAAKRFVDCTGDADVAFRAGCRMMHGRAEDGRMQPVTLMYRVGGVHWPYTERYMHDHDPKLQDFCKRAAEAGLMGPWQSQLMGFWWIPSRPDQVGINFTHMHLDGSSAFDLTRAAIEGRKQVREAVEAMRAMIPGFEKSYLIDTAAQIGVRETRRIFGEYVLTEDDLKGQTIFEDSIGLGAAFVDIHNTEGPGMDRRSGFDFPAGGYYSIPYRSLVPESVDNLLVAGRCHSVTHEAAGSTRWMTQCMVMGQAAGEAAALSIEDSAAPRGINIPTLQERLASGGAVLR, from the coding sequence ATGAATACCGTGCAGCGCCTGCCGGATTATGACGTCGTCGTGGCGGGGGGCGGGCCCGCAGGGGTCTGCGCCGGACTAGCCGCCGCGCGCGCCGGGATGAAGACACTCGTCGTCGAGCAGTTCAACTGCCTCGGTGGCATGTCAACGATCGGCATCCACCAGAAGATCGCGGTCTACAACGGCGCCGGGGGATCGCCCCGCATCGTCGGGGGCATCGCGAAGGAGATCGCCGACCGGGCCGTGCGCGACTTCGAGGCCGAGTATCGTCCGGGCGGGCTCTTCGTCGAAATCGAGGGCTTCAAGTACCTCCTCGACCGGATGGCGGAGGAAGCAGGCCTGGACCTTCTGTACTACACGCTGGTGACCGACGCCGTAGTGGAGGACGGGGCGGTCGCCGGGCTCACCCTCACCAACAAGTCCGGGACCTTCTCCGTCGCCGCGAAGAGGTTTGTAGACTGCACCGGCGACGCCGATGTCGCATTCCGCGCGGGATGCCGCATGATGCACGGGCGCGCGGAGGACGGACGGATGCAGCCCGTGACCCTGATGTACCGCGTGGGAGGCGTCCACTGGCCGTACACCGAGCGGTACATGCACGACCACGACCCGAAGCTCCAGGACTTCTGCAAGCGCGCCGCCGAGGCCGGGCTGATGGGCCCATGGCAGAGCCAGCTCATGGGCTTCTGGTGGATACCCTCCCGCCCCGACCAGGTCGGCATCAACTTCACCCACATGCACCTCGACGGGAGTTCCGCGTTCGATTTGACGAGAGCTGCGATCGAGGGACGCAAGCAGGTCCGCGAGGCGGTCGAGGCCATGCGCGCGATGATCCCCGGCTTCGAGAAGAGCTACCTCATAGACACCGCCGCGCAGATCGGCGTGCGGGAGACCCGGCGGATCTTCGGCGAGTACGTGCTTACCGAGGACGACCTGAAGGGGCAGACGATCTTCGAGGACAGCATCGGGCTGGGGGCAGCCTTCGTAGACATCCACAACACCGAGGGCCCGGGGATGGACAGGCGCTCAGGCTTCGATTTCCCCGCGGGCGGGTACTACTCTATCCCGTATCGGTCGCTCGTGCCGGAGAGCGTGGACAACCTGCTCGTCGCCGGCCGATGCCACAGCGTGACCCACGAGGCCGCCGGCTCGACCCGCTGGATGACGCAGTGCA